A genomic segment from Candidatus Aegiribacteria sp. encodes:
- the tgt gene encoding tRNA guanosine(34) transglycosylase Tgt, which yields MRNPPSFTLLGKSGRARRGLLNLAHGPVETPVFMPVGTQGSVKTVRNSDLLDDGWQIILGNTYHLYLRPGSSVIEDAGGLHSFISWQGNILTDSGGFQLFSLSQLRKRSEDGYQFQSHIDGSNHILTPEKVINLQRTFGSDIMMILDECLEQPSDYNRTEESLNLTLRWAERARNIHQEKEQAMFCIVQGGAFPDLRKKAAHVLSEMEFDGYAIGGVSVGEPRKQMMRAVKSCIDFLPLNKPRYLMGVGKPEDLVDFVAVGVDMFDCVVPTRNARGGSFFVPGGHINITNTRFKNDQRPVQPGCRCYACRTYTRSYIRHLFNAKEWLAPILATLHNLHYFSVLMGKIRFAIDERHFTSWRKDWYCRRKHFDSETF from the coding sequence CTGAGAAATCCTCCATCATTCACATTGCTCGGCAAATCAGGAAGAGCAAGAAGAGGTCTGCTGAATCTTGCCCATGGTCCGGTCGAGACCCCAGTATTCATGCCGGTTGGAACTCAGGGAAGTGTAAAAACCGTCAGGAATTCAGATCTGCTTGACGATGGCTGGCAGATAATTCTGGGAAACACATATCATCTTTACCTCAGACCCGGTTCCAGTGTAATAGAGGATGCGGGTGGTCTGCATTCATTCATATCGTGGCAGGGAAATATTCTGACTGACAGCGGTGGTTTTCAGTTGTTCAGCCTGTCTCAGCTTAGAAAGCGTTCTGAAGATGGTTATCAATTTCAATCACATATAGACGGATCCAACCATATCCTTACTCCTGAAAAGGTTATCAATTTACAAAGAACCTTCGGAAGCGATATCATGATGATACTGGATGAGTGCCTGGAGCAACCAAGTGATTACAATCGAACTGAGGAATCTCTCAATCTGACTCTGAGATGGGCTGAAAGAGCCAGAAATATCCATCAGGAAAAAGAACAGGCAATGTTCTGCATTGTCCAGGGCGGTGCTTTTCCTGATCTCCGAAAGAAGGCGGCTCATGTGCTCTCAGAAATGGAATTTGACGGGTATGCCATTGGCGGAGTATCGGTGGGGGAACCAAGAAAACAGATGATGAGAGCTGTGAAATCCTGTATTGATTTTCTTCCACTGAATAAACCAAGATATCTCATGGGTGTAGGAAAACCGGAAGATCTTGTGGATTTTGTTGCCGTTGGTGTTGACATGTTCGACTGCGTAGTGCCTACAAGAAACGCCAGGGGAGGAAGCTTCTTCGTACCCGGAGGTCATATAAATATTACAAATACACGATTCAAAAACGATCAACGCCCAGTTCAGCCTGGATGCAGGTGTTATGCATGCCGCACATATACCCGATCCTATATCAGGCACCTGTTCAACGCGAAGGAATGGCTGGCACCGATCCTTGCCACACTTCACAACCTTCATTACTTCTCTGTACTGATGGGAAAAATACGTTTTGCGATAGATGAACGACATTTCACAAGCTGGAGAAAAGACTGGTACTGCAGAAGAAAACACTTTGATTCAGAGACTTTCTAA
- a CDS encoding tetratricopeptide repeat protein, whose translation MDETSEKKDPEILLKKLPETSGLDRIRILADLIVAFKGNNLQKAAEFGKQGLELLRETEDRELESLILNELCWICQCLGEHHIALEFGIRNLDIISKNDNEEKISNAFNNIGSVYWRLARFDQALEYYLKALRILENLGDKQGIAIVSNNIGVIYNAIGDKDSALDFYNRAIKINEELDSKNKLATSLNNAGVIYLETKGEHEKALEYYQRALEIREELGNKWRIPHSLTNIGVVLREMKDYNKSLEYFFRSLEIAEEIGNRHVAATTLTSIGEVHLLLDSFDKAQEYVMRGLAITEEIDAPDLKRNCCEVMSRIFEKKGDFREALEYYKKFSELNDEIFTEESSKKYNELQVSYETEKKEKENEIYRLKNIELVTANEELTKALAEVKTLCFLQEDPG comes from the coding sequence ATGGATGAAACATCTGAAAAAAAAGATCCTGAAATTCTCCTGAAGAAACTTCCCGAAACAAGCGGGTTGGATCGAATCAGGATTCTCGCAGATTTGATTGTAGCATTCAAGGGAAATAATCTACAGAAAGCTGCTGAATTTGGGAAGCAGGGATTGGAGCTATTGCGGGAAACGGAAGACAGGGAACTGGAATCCTTAATCCTGAATGAACTCTGTTGGATCTGTCAGTGTCTAGGGGAACATCATATCGCTCTGGAATTTGGAATCAGAAATCTCGATATTATCAGTAAAAATGATAATGAAGAGAAAATATCCAATGCCTTCAACAACATTGGCTCAGTATACTGGAGACTGGCGAGGTTTGACCAGGCTCTGGAGTACTATCTGAAAGCTCTGAGGATTCTTGAGAACCTCGGAGACAAACAGGGAATCGCAATCGTGTCAAATAATATCGGAGTTATCTACAATGCCATTGGTGATAAGGACAGCGCCCTTGATTTCTACAACAGAGCAATCAAAATCAACGAAGAACTCGATTCCAAAAACAAGCTTGCCACTTCTCTCAACAATGCCGGAGTCATCTACCTTGAAACCAAGGGAGAACATGAAAAGGCCCTGGAGTACTACCAGAGAGCTCTGGAAATAAGAGAAGAACTCGGAAATAAATGGAGAATACCTCACTCTCTGACCAATATCGGCGTGGTGTTGAGAGAGATGAAAGACTACAACAAATCGCTCGAATACTTCTTCAGATCACTTGAGATTGCTGAGGAAATCGGAAACAGACATGTGGCTGCTACAACACTCACCAGTATAGGCGAAGTCCATTTATTGCTGGACAGTTTCGATAAGGCTCAGGAATATGTCATGCGAGGACTCGCTATCACAGAGGAGATCGATGCGCCCGATCTTAAAAGAAACTGTTGCGAAGTAATGTCAAGGATCTTTGAGAAAAAAGGTGATTTCAGGGAGGCACTCGAATATTACAAGAAATTCAGCGAACTGAATGATGAGATTTTCACTGAAGAAAGCAGCAAGAAATACAACGAACTCCAGGTAAGCTATGAAACAGAGAAAAAGGAAAAGGAAAACGAGATTTACAGGCTGAAGAATATTGAGCTTGTAACGGCAAATGAAGAACTTACGAAAGCTCTTGCTGAAGTAAAAACACTGTGCTTCCTGCAAGAAGATCCGGGATGA